In Gossypium arboreum isolate Shixiya-1 chromosome 6, ASM2569848v2, whole genome shotgun sequence, the following are encoded in one genomic region:
- the LOC108465162 gene encoding uncharacterized protein LOC108465162: MPAREAPASPVIESGSYDRAVGDNALSQAMLRVLERVARTTPYVVEYWLKATELVMDDLECTSEQKLKGTVSLLHDEAYQWWLTVREGTQADRLTWDFFKAAFSGKYVGASYIDARRKEFLNLTQGNKIMAKYEGEFLRLSRYTRGIVVTEYEHCVQFEDGL; encoded by the exons ATGCCGGCTAGAGAGGCACCAGCCTCGCCAGTAATTGAATCAGGGTCTTATGATCGAGCAGTTGGGGATAATGCTTTATCTCAAGCAATGCTACGAGTTCTTGAAAGGGTTGCTAGAACAA CCCCATATGTGGTAGAATATTGGTTAAAGGCTACCGAGCTAGTAATGGATGACCTTGAATGTACTTCAGAGCAAAAATTAAAAGGGACAGTGTCTTTACTGCATGATgaggcctaccagtggtggctcactgtgagagaaggtacgCAAGCTGACCGTTTGACATGGGATTTCTTCAAAGCAGCCTTttcagggaagtatgtgggtgcaagttATATAGATGCCCGAAGGAAGGAATTTCTGAATTTGACTCAGGGGAATAAAATCATGGCGAAGTACGAGGGAGAGTTTCTACGGTTGAGTCGGTATACACGCGGGATAGTCGTAACTGAATATGAACACTGCGTGCAGTTTGAGGATGGCCTCTGA